One part of the Haliaeetus albicilla chromosome 9, bHalAlb1.1, whole genome shotgun sequence genome encodes these proteins:
- the PAK2 gene encoding serine/threonine-protein kinase PAK 2 translates to MSDNGELEDKPPAPPVRMSSTIFSSGGKDQLSANHSLKPLPSVPEERKPRNKIISIFSSTEKGSKKKEKERPEISPPSDFEHTIHVGFDAVTGEFTGMPEQWARLLQTSNITKLEQKKNPQAVLDVLKFYDSKDTAKQKYLSFSAPEKDGFPSGTPTTNAKGSEPSTAVADDDDDDEEAPPPVIAPRPDHTKSIYTRSVIDPIPAPASDTSVDSATKSGDKQKKKTKMSDEEIMEKLRTIVSIGDPKKKYTRYEKIGQGASGTVFTAIDVATGQEVAIKQINLQKQPKKELIINEILVMKELKNPNIVNFLDSYLVGDELFVVMEYLAGGSLTDVVTETCMDEAQIAAVCRECLQALEFLHANQVIHRDIKSDNVLLGMDGSVKLTDFGFCAQITPEQSKRSTMVGTPYWMAPEVVTRKAYGPKVDIWSLGIMAIEMVEGEPPYLNENPLRALYLIATNGTPELQNPEKLSPIFRDFLNRCLEMDVEKRGSAKELLQHPFLKLAKPLSSLTPLILAAKEAMKSNR, encoded by the exons ATGTCTGACAACGGAGAACTGGAAGACAAGCCACCAGCTCCTCCCGTCCGGATGAGCAGTACTATCTTCAGTTCAGGGGGCAAAGACCAGTTGTCTGCCAACCACAGTTTGAAACCCCTGCCTTCTGTACCAGAAGAGAGAAAACCTAGGAATAAAATCATCTCCATATTCTCTAGCACTGAAAAAG GAagcaagaagaaggaaaaggaaaggccAGAAATCTCCCCGCCATCAGATTTTGAGCATACCATCCATGTTGGCTTTGATGCTGTTACTGGAGAGTTCACT GGAATGCCAGAGCAATGGGCTCGGTTGCTTCAGACCTCAAATATCACGAAgctagaacagaagaaaaaccccCAGGCGGTACTAGATGTGCTGAAATTCTATGACTCCAAAGacacagcaaaacagaagtATCTGAGTTTTTCTGCTCCAG AAAAAGATGGTTTCCCTTCAGGAACGCCAACG ACCAATGCCAAAGGTTCAGAACCATCAACAGCTGTggcagatgatgatgatgatgatgaagaagCTCCTCCTCCTGTTATTGCTCCACGGCCAGATCACACAAAATCG ATTTATACACGGTCTGTAATTGACCCCATCCCTGCACCAGCCAGTGACACTTCTGTTGACAGTGCGACGAAATCAGgtgataaacagaaaaagaagaccAAAATGTCGGAtgaagagatcatggaaaaaCTAC GCACTATTGTGAGCATAGGAGATcccaaaaaaaaatacaccagaTATGAAAAAATTGGGCAGGG gGCTTCAGGTACAGTTTTCACAGCTATTGATGTGGCAACGGGGCAGGAG GTTGCTATTAAACAGATAAACTTGCAGAAACAGCCCAAGAAGGAGTTGATTATTAATGAGATCTTGGTAATGAAGGAGCTAAAGAACCCCAACATAGTCAACTTCCTGGACAG TTACCTTGTAGGAGATGAATTGTTTGTGGTGATGGAGTATCTAGCTGGAGGCTCACTAACAGATGTGGTCACAGAAACGTGTATGGATGAAGCACAGattgctgctgtttgcagagaG TGCTTGCAAGCGCTTGAGTTCCTACATGCCAACCAGGTCATCCACAGAGACATTAAGAGTGACAATGTTCTGTTAGGAATGGATGGATCAGTTAAACTAA CCGACTTTGGTTTCTGTGCTCAGATCACCCCAGAGCAGAGCAAGCGCAGCACTATGGTTGGAACTCCTTACTGGATGGCTCCTGAAGTGGTCACACGGAAAGCATACGGCCCTAAAGTGGATATCTGGTCTCTGGGCATCATGGCTATTGAGATGGTAGAAGGAGAACCTCCGTACCTCAATGAAAACCCCCTGAGG GCTTTATATTTGATAGCAACTAATGGCACACCAGAGCTGCAGAACCCTGAGAAACTGTCCCCAATATTCCGGGATTTCTTGAACCGATGTTTGGAGATGGATGTAGAGAAAAGAGGATCAGCCAAAGAATTGCTACAG CATCCCTTCTTGAAACTGGCCAAACCTCTGTCTAGCTTGACGCCACTGATCTTGGCAGCCAAAGAAGCAATGAAGAGTAACCGCTAA